From the Marinomonas sp. THO17 genome, one window contains:
- the hflD gene encoding high frequency lysogenization protein HflD, whose amino-acid sequence MSNREKEQVIALSAVFQAAELVANLAKSGQVDQDYLQPLIESVLTLDAPTTEDIYGGQWDCQTNLAMGRRIARQALGKDRNSLNPNTLRYALSLVHLESKLAKQPDMLSLIGQRIQQIAAKQSHYDSVLHENMMAAISGLYQDSLSKLPFRIQVHGDSRYLQQAHIANQVRAILLAGVRGAMLWRQLGGKRWHLIFKRKALLAALEARN is encoded by the coding sequence GTGAGTAACCGAGAAAAAGAGCAAGTTATTGCCCTATCCGCCGTATTCCAAGCAGCAGAATTAGTTGCCAATCTCGCCAAATCAGGCCAGGTTGATCAAGATTATTTGCAGCCCTTGATCGAAAGTGTACTGACTCTCGATGCGCCAACCACAGAAGATATCTATGGCGGTCAATGGGATTGTCAAACTAATCTGGCCATGGGGCGACGCATTGCTCGTCAAGCTTTGGGAAAAGACAGAAATAGCCTTAATCCAAATACTTTGCGCTATGCGTTAAGCCTGGTTCATTTGGAAAGCAAACTCGCTAAACAACCGGACATGTTGTCCTTGATTGGTCAGCGTATTCAGCAGATCGCCGCTAAACAGTCTCACTACGATTCTGTGTTACATGAAAATATGATGGCCGCTATTTCTGGCTTGTATCAGGACTCATTGAGTAAATTGCCGTTCCGCATTCAGGTGCACGGTGACAGCCGATATTTACAGCAAGCACACATCGCCAACCAAGTACGCGCTATTTTGTTAGCCGGTGTACGTGGCGCCATGTTGTGGCGCCAGCTAGGAGGAAAACGCTGGCATTTGATTTTCAAACGCAAAGCTCTTTTGGCTGCGTTAGAGGCGCGAAATTAA
- a CDS encoding NADP-dependent isocitrate dehydrogenase: MSKQTIYYTLTDEAPALATSSLLPIFSTFAKEADIELELTDISLAGRIIAAFSDVLPADKQAEDGLKFLGELTLSPEANIVKLPNISASLPQLNAAIKELNEQGYNLPDYPENPTTDAEKDVQARYAKVLGSAVNPVLRQGNSDRRAPAAVKSFARKYPHSMGKWKKTSTSHADYMRGGDFFSSEQSVTMEKDQTVRIEFVAKDGSVEVKKSLPLIAGEVLDSMNMSSKKLRAFFEETLQDAKENDIMWSLHVKATMMKVSHPIVFGHAVTVFYKDVFEKYGELFKEIGVNPNNGLGSVYDKIKTLPAAQQEEIKQAIQDVYNTRPELAMVDSDKGITNLHVPSDVIVDASMPAMIRNSGKMWGRDGKAHDAKAVMPESTYARIYQEVINFCKTNGAFDPATMGTVPNVGLMAQKAEEYGSHDKTYEMAADGTMRVVDEQGNVLMQHQVEKGDIWRACQTKDAPIRDWVKLGVTRARQSNTPAVFWLEEERAHDSQLRKKVEKYLQEHDLDGLDIRIMPYNEAIRFSMERIIRGLDTISVTGNVLRDYLTDLFPIMELGTSAKMLSIVPMLNGGGMYETGAGGSAPKHVQQLLEENHLRWDSLGEFLAVAVSFEELGIKQNNEKAKVLASCLDKATGKLLDTNKSPSRKTGEIDNRGSHFYLAMYWAQELAAQTDDTALAAKFAPLAKELTDNEAKIVAELTEVQGKPASLAGYYHMNLEEVAKIMRPSATFNQALASL; this comes from the coding sequence ATGTCAAAACAAACCATTTACTACACTCTGACCGATGAAGCACCAGCTTTGGCGACATCTTCTTTATTGCCAATCTTCAGTACTTTTGCAAAAGAAGCAGACATCGAACTTGAGCTTACCGATATCTCTCTTGCTGGTCGTATCATAGCGGCTTTCTCTGATGTTTTACCTGCTGACAAGCAAGCGGAAGATGGCCTTAAGTTTCTAGGAGAACTGACCCTTTCTCCTGAAGCCAACATAGTAAAATTGCCTAACATCAGTGCTTCTTTGCCTCAGCTAAATGCAGCAATCAAAGAACTGAATGAACAAGGTTACAATCTTCCTGACTACCCAGAAAACCCAACTACAGACGCCGAAAAAGACGTGCAGGCTCGTTACGCTAAAGTACTGGGCAGTGCGGTAAACCCTGTACTACGTCAAGGTAACTCTGACCGTCGTGCACCAGCTGCGGTAAAAAGCTTTGCTCGTAAATACCCTCACTCTATGGGTAAATGGAAAAAGACCTCTACTTCACATGCCGATTACATGCGTGGCGGCGACTTCTTCTCTTCTGAGCAGTCTGTCACGATGGAAAAAGACCAGACCGTACGCATTGAATTTGTTGCTAAAGACGGTTCTGTTGAAGTGAAAAAATCACTGCCTTTGATTGCTGGCGAAGTATTAGACAGCATGAACATGAGCAGCAAAAAACTTCGTGCTTTCTTTGAAGAGACGCTACAAGATGCCAAAGAAAACGACATCATGTGGTCTCTTCACGTAAAAGCCACCATGATGAAGGTATCTCACCCTATTGTGTTCGGTCACGCTGTAACCGTTTTCTACAAAGACGTGTTTGAAAAATACGGTGAGCTTTTCAAAGAAATCGGTGTTAACCCAAACAACGGTCTAGGCAGTGTTTACGATAAAATCAAAACACTTCCAGCAGCACAGCAAGAAGAAATCAAACAAGCCATTCAAGACGTTTACAACACACGTCCAGAATTGGCCATGGTCGATTCTGACAAAGGCATTACTAACCTACACGTACCAAGTGACGTGATCGTCGACGCCTCTATGCCTGCCATGATACGTAACTCAGGCAAAATGTGGGGCCGTGATGGCAAAGCACACGACGCCAAAGCCGTTATGCCAGAAAGTACTTACGCTCGTATCTACCAAGAAGTGATCAATTTCTGTAAAACCAATGGCGCATTCGATCCTGCTACTATGGGCACAGTGCCAAACGTTGGTTTAATGGCTCAAAAAGCGGAAGAATACGGTTCTCACGATAAAACTTACGAAATGGCCGCAGATGGCACCATGCGTGTTGTTGATGAGCAAGGCAATGTGCTGATGCAGCATCAAGTTGAAAAAGGTGATATCTGGCGTGCTTGTCAAACCAAAGACGCGCCAATTCGTGACTGGGTGAAATTGGGCGTGACTCGTGCTCGTCAATCTAACACGCCAGCGGTATTCTGGTTGGAAGAAGAACGCGCTCACGATTCTCAACTGCGTAAAAAAGTTGAGAAGTACCTACAAGAACACGATCTTGACGGTTTAGACATTCGCATCATGCCTTACAACGAAGCAATTCGCTTCTCTATGGAACGCATCATTCGCGGACTGGACACCATTTCCGTTACTGGTAACGTGCTACGTGACTACCTAACAGACTTGTTCCCAATCATGGAGCTAGGTACCTCTGCGAAAATGTTGTCTATCGTACCCATGCTAAATGGTGGCGGCATGTACGAAACAGGTGCCGGTGGCTCTGCACCGAAACACGTTCAGCAGCTTCTAGAAGAAAACCACCTTCGTTGGGACTCTCTAGGGGAATTCCTAGCGGTCGCTGTGTCTTTCGAAGAGCTTGGCATTAAGCAAAACAACGAGAAAGCAAAAGTCTTGGCAAGCTGCCTAGACAAGGCGACAGGTAAACTCTTGGATACCAACAAGTCACCTTCTCGTAAAACTGGTGAAATCGACAACCGTGGTAGTCACTTCTACCTAGCCATGTACTGGGCACAGGAATTGGCAGCACAAACTGACGATACCGCTTTAGCAGCTAAATTTGCACCGCTAGCAAAAGAGCTGACTGATAACGAAGCGAAAATTGTTGCTGAGTTGACAGAGGTTCAAGGCAAGCCAGCAAGTTTAGCAGGTTACTACCACATGAACTTGGAAGAAGTGGCTAAGATCATGCGCCCTAGCGCAACCTTCAACCAAGCGTTAGCGTCTTTATAA
- the purB gene encoding adenylosuccinate lyase, translating into MELTSLNAISPIDGRYGSKTNVLRRSVSEYGLLRMRVIVEVRWLQALANHPQITEVPALSQEASTFLDQLANNFSEADAQAIKDIEKTTNHDVKAVEYFIKNKMADNAELAAISEFVHFACTSEDINNLSHALMLREALEEGITPELKKVIVAIEDLAIEHAAQPMLSRTHGQTASPSTVGKEMANVAARLQRQLKQIEQVEFLGKINGAVGNYNAHLSAYPDVDWQAHAKAFVTSLGLTWNPYTTQIEPHDYIAELYDAISRFNTILIDFDRDVWGYISMGFFKQKTIAGEIGSSTMPHKVNPIDFENSEGNLGIANAIMNHLSAKLPISRWQRDLTDSTVLRNLGVGLAHSLIAYQATLKGISKLEINALRLEEDLNAAWEVLAEPIQTVMRRYGIESPYEKLKELTRGRAIDQATIEAFVDNLELPEQAKQELKALTPSRYIGNAVAQAKAIKG; encoded by the coding sequence ATGGAATTAACTAGCTTAAATGCGATTTCCCCTATCGACGGTCGTTACGGATCGAAAACCAACGTATTGCGCCGCTCTGTAAGCGAGTACGGTTTACTGCGTATGCGTGTCATCGTTGAAGTTCGCTGGCTACAAGCTCTTGCTAACCACCCACAAATCACTGAAGTACCAGCATTAAGCCAAGAGGCCAGTACTTTTCTGGACCAATTAGCCAACAACTTCAGTGAAGCCGATGCTCAAGCCATCAAAGACATTGAGAAAACCACCAATCACGACGTCAAAGCGGTTGAGTATTTCATTAAAAACAAAATGGCGGATAACGCAGAATTAGCCGCTATCTCTGAATTTGTTCACTTTGCTTGTACTTCAGAAGACATCAACAACCTATCTCACGCTTTGATGTTGCGTGAAGCATTGGAGGAAGGCATTACTCCGGAGCTGAAAAAAGTCATCGTGGCGATTGAAGATTTGGCCATTGAGCACGCTGCCCAACCTATGTTATCTCGAACTCACGGGCAAACCGCTTCACCATCGACTGTGGGTAAAGAAATGGCCAATGTAGCAGCACGTCTACAACGTCAGCTAAAACAAATCGAACAAGTGGAATTCCTAGGCAAAATCAACGGTGCGGTTGGTAACTATAACGCTCACCTTTCTGCTTATCCTGATGTAGACTGGCAAGCTCATGCAAAGGCATTTGTAACCTCGCTTGGTCTAACTTGGAACCCCTACACCACGCAAATCGAGCCACACGATTACATCGCTGAGTTGTACGATGCCATTAGCCGCTTCAATACCATCTTGATCGACTTCGATCGCGATGTGTGGGGCTACATCTCCATGGGCTTCTTTAAGCAAAAAACCATCGCAGGTGAAATCGGCTCTTCGACCATGCCACATAAGGTCAACCCAATCGACTTCGAAAACTCCGAAGGTAACTTGGGCATCGCCAATGCCATTATGAATCACTTAAGCGCCAAACTGCCTATTTCTCGTTGGCAGCGTGACCTAACCGATTCTACTGTTTTACGTAACCTTGGTGTTGGTCTAGCACACAGTTTAATCGCTTACCAAGCGACCCTAAAAGGCATCAGCAAATTAGAAATCAATGCGCTTCGCCTAGAAGAAGATTTGAATGCGGCTTGGGAAGTATTGGCAGAACCCATTCAGACTGTAATGCGTCGCTATGGCATCGAATCGCCTTACGAAAAGCTAAAAGAACTAACCCGTGGTCGCGCTATTGATCAAGCCACAATTGAAGCCTTTGTTGATAATTTAGAGTTACCTGAGCAAGCGAAGCAAGAACTTAAAGCCCTAACACCCAGTAGATACATTGGTAACGCTGTGGCACAAGCCAAAGCCATTAAAGGGTAA
- a CDS encoding cupin domain-containing protein, whose product MFDIHTPLSILGGMTADTFMNEYWQKKPLLIRAGLTDFEVPLDANELAGMAMEEEVESRIVIENGDTPWQLLQGPFNEDTFATLPEQEWTLLVQAVDHWIPEVQALKEGFQFLPSWRLDDVMISYATTGGSVGPHYDQYDVFLVQVAGKRRWQVLAPKDYQDSAIAGIDLHILDNFNAKPDMDWILEAGDILYLPPNYAHNGRAEDDDCMTYSVGFRAPSLQDALTGVRDKLCEQINEKQRFAAPETEKREHNAEIHADDIAYLQQKLSQMLEQPDLLAEWLGQTMSESKYPEYHPPLNKTEVDQAFHHAIQGHTFIRPGDARICYYLQQTDTHQIKVFCNGEYIVVDKEMISFVQAICDQSEFDFSGLDLNLHIDLTPLVRFFIRQQGLIEVTANETDEDTK is encoded by the coding sequence ATGTTTGATATCCACACTCCTCTTTCCATTCTTGGTGGTATGACAGCAGACACTTTTATGAACGAATACTGGCAGAAGAAACCTCTGCTGATTCGAGCCGGATTAACGGACTTCGAAGTGCCACTGGATGCCAATGAATTGGCTGGGATGGCAATGGAAGAGGAAGTGGAGTCTCGCATTGTAATAGAAAATGGCGATACCCCTTGGCAATTATTACAAGGGCCCTTTAATGAAGACACATTCGCTACTTTGCCTGAGCAAGAATGGACACTGCTTGTGCAAGCGGTGGATCATTGGATTCCAGAAGTACAAGCCTTAAAAGAAGGCTTCCAATTCTTACCCAGCTGGCGACTCGATGACGTCATGATCAGCTATGCCACCACAGGCGGCAGCGTCGGGCCTCATTATGATCAATACGATGTGTTTCTAGTTCAGGTTGCTGGTAAGCGCCGCTGGCAAGTATTGGCACCTAAAGACTATCAAGATTCCGCCATTGCTGGGATCGATTTACACATATTGGATAATTTCAATGCCAAGCCAGACATGGACTGGATTCTAGAAGCAGGCGACATTCTGTATTTACCACCCAATTACGCTCACAATGGCCGTGCAGAAGACGACGATTGCATGACCTATTCTGTCGGTTTTAGGGCTCCTAGCTTACAAGATGCCTTGACTGGAGTGCGTGATAAGCTCTGTGAGCAGATCAATGAGAAGCAACGCTTTGCCGCTCCAGAAACAGAAAAAAGAGAACACAATGCCGAAATTCATGCCGACGACATTGCTTATCTACAGCAAAAACTCAGCCAAATGCTGGAACAGCCTGATCTCTTAGCGGAATGGTTAGGGCAAACCATGAGCGAAAGCAAATACCCTGAATACCACCCACCGCTCAATAAAACAGAAGTGGATCAGGCTTTCCATCATGCGATTCAAGGCCATACCTTTATCCGTCCTGGGGATGCGCGCATTTGTTACTACCTACAACAAACTGACACACACCAAATTAAAGTATTCTGCAACGGTGAATACATTGTCGTTGATAAGGAAATGATCAGTTTTGTGCAAGCCATTTGTGATCAAAGCGAATTTGACTTTTCTGGTTTAGACTTAAACTTACATATCGACCTAACTCCGCTGGTGCGTTTTTTCATTCGCCAGCAAGGTCTCATCGAAGTGACCGCCAATGAAACGGATGAGGACACAAAATGA
- a CDS encoding GNAT family N-acetyltransferase — MNVLTSDWNSSRDQLKFVRTQVFIIEQGIEPQDEWDNEDEDSVHFLSFGTTAVPTGTCRLTEQGQIGRLAVLSAYRHQGYGEKLLRKAVQVAREMGHRQAFLNAQVDVQSFYEKQGFRSDGKVFLEAGKLHVRMTRDI, encoded by the coding sequence ATGAATGTCTTAACGTCAGATTGGAATAGCAGTAGAGATCAACTGAAATTTGTACGCACGCAAGTTTTTATAATAGAACAAGGTATCGAGCCCCAAGATGAGTGGGACAATGAAGATGAAGACTCAGTGCACTTCTTGTCATTTGGTACTACGGCTGTGCCCACTGGTACTTGCCGATTAACAGAACAAGGACAAATTGGCCGCCTTGCTGTTTTATCCGCTTATCGTCATCAAGGCTACGGTGAAAAACTCCTGCGCAAAGCCGTACAAGTGGCCAGAGAAATGGGGCATCGTCAGGCATTTCTGAATGCTCAAGTAGACGTCCAAAGCTTTTATGAAAAACAAGGCTTTCGCAGTGATGGTAAAGTCTTCCTTGAAGCAGGAAAGCTTCATGTGCGCATGACGAGAGATATTTAA
- a CDS encoding FKBP-type peptidyl-prolyl cis-trans isomerase: protein MSELSFDSNEAKIAYGIGRQIGDQLRGSDLGELSLTHLFAAIEDALNNAEMRVPGAELEAAFAELQQKMEEKSRAASAENIEAGEAFLTENKAKDGVQVTDSGLQYEVLKEGKGEMPSADATVRVHYEGRLTDGQVFDSSIARGEPIEFPLTGVIAGWTEGLQLMKEGAKYRLTIPAELAYGEQGAGAMIKPHSVLQFDVELIAIV from the coding sequence ATGTCAGAACTGTCGTTCGACTCAAATGAAGCAAAAATAGCATATGGTATTGGTCGTCAAATTGGTGACCAGCTACGTGGTAGTGATCTAGGTGAGTTGTCTTTGACTCATTTGTTTGCTGCGATTGAAGACGCGTTGAACAATGCTGAAATGCGTGTTCCAGGTGCTGAGTTGGAAGCGGCATTTGCTGAACTGCAACAAAAAATGGAAGAAAAAAGTCGCGCAGCGTCTGCTGAAAACATCGAAGCTGGTGAGGCTTTTCTTACCGAAAACAAGGCAAAAGATGGCGTACAAGTGACGGATTCTGGCTTGCAGTATGAGGTGCTAAAAGAAGGTAAAGGTGAAATGCCGAGTGCAGACGCAACAGTACGAGTGCATTACGAAGGCCGTTTAACCGACGGTCAGGTATTCGACAGTTCTATTGCGCGTGGTGAGCCGATTGAGTTCCCGCTAACGGGTGTCATTGCTGGTTGGACAGAAGGTTTACAGCTAATGAAAGAAGGTGCGAAATACCGTCTTACTATTCCAGCTGAATTGGCTTACGGTGAACAAGGTGCTGGCGCTATGATCAAGCCTCATTCTGTTCTTCAGTTCGATGTTGAATTGATCGCTATTGTTTAA
- a CDS encoding universal stress protein, with amino-acid sequence MLPKLNTLLYACDLETHTQSAIELVFSLALTHQAKVIFMHVMEPLNPQAATMIHNYINDDVLESMRKEAKEQVQNRLDDALQGFLTQYQDSVKQLTYAPETLIVSGSPADSIQQIAKQHQADLIIMNSRTHSTLGQMLLGSTANKVIHSSDIPVLVVPIK; translated from the coding sequence ATGTTACCCAAACTCAATACCCTGCTTTATGCCTGTGATTTAGAGACTCATACACAGTCCGCAATTGAACTGGTGTTCAGCCTAGCACTTACTCATCAGGCTAAAGTCATTTTTATGCATGTTATGGAACCCTTAAATCCACAAGCTGCTACTATGATACATAACTACATCAATGATGATGTATTGGAAAGCATGCGAAAAGAAGCGAAAGAGCAGGTGCAAAACCGTTTGGACGATGCTCTACAAGGCTTTCTTACGCAATATCAAGATTCCGTAAAACAGCTGACTTATGCACCTGAAACCCTCATTGTGAGTGGTTCGCCAGCAGACTCCATTCAGCAAATTGCCAAACAGCATCAAGCCGACCTCATCATTATGAACAGTCGAACACACAGTACCCTTGGACAAATGTTGCTTGGCTCCACCGCCAATAAGGTCATTCACTCAAGTGACATTCCCGTATTGGTTGTGCCCATCAAATAA
- a CDS encoding DNA topoisomerase III translates to MILYIAEKPSLARAIAAAFSGSQKKQEGCIWLANGDCISWCIGHLLEQAEPHIYNPAFKSWQLDHLPIIPEEWLWQEKSNTKKQLSILKKLIKQADQLVHAGDPDREGQLLVDEVLHYCKVPAQKLRDTQRLLISDLTPNAVKKALQQIRSNREFSALSRSALARARADWLFGLNMTRAYTIRGRQAGYQGVLSIGRVQTPVLGLVANRDKEREDFIPKDFYQVWAQLITPEQQIFRAKWLPSEACRPHMDEEGRVLNRALAENVATRISNQAALVISSDYQQKKQAAPLPYNLSALQIDAAKIYGMSAQQVLDICQALYEKHQIITYPRSDCRYLPSLQHHEAKSIIQALSGVSEELAKGTAHANPALKSKAWNDKKVTAHHAIIPTSQAHKASALSKAEGQVFGLIARQYLMQFYSDYQYLASTIRVQIAGGIFEAKGNTPIAEGWRALLPTKKKSDQDEEQDQLPQLVTGDQAWCQQGIILDKVTTPPAAFTDATLLAAMTGINRFVADKNIKAILKDTDGLGTEATRAGIIELLFKRGFLQRQGKQIHASITGRAFADALPEQLITPDMTAKWEARLNAMSLGEAKYQDFMTALTGNLSELLTLSQQLSSQTLQNLPAPKKSPFKKRRYKSNAGKNKRATETSSKTAKKRNKSKA, encoded by the coding sequence ATGATTCTTTATATTGCCGAAAAACCCAGTTTAGCTCGTGCCATAGCAGCGGCGTTTTCTGGCTCCCAAAAAAAGCAAGAAGGTTGTATCTGGTTAGCCAATGGAGATTGTATTAGCTGGTGCATAGGACATCTGCTTGAACAAGCCGAACCACACATTTACAACCCTGCGTTTAAATCTTGGCAATTGGATCATTTGCCTATCATTCCTGAGGAGTGGCTATGGCAAGAGAAAAGTAACACTAAAAAACAACTTAGCATCCTCAAAAAGCTTATTAAACAAGCAGACCAACTGGTTCATGCCGGAGATCCGGACAGAGAAGGACAATTGCTGGTCGATGAGGTGTTGCATTACTGCAAAGTACCGGCACAAAAGCTACGCGACACGCAACGCTTGTTGATCAGTGATCTCACGCCAAATGCTGTGAAAAAAGCACTCCAACAAATACGCTCCAATAGAGAATTCTCTGCCTTATCCCGTTCAGCGTTAGCACGCGCCAGAGCCGATTGGCTATTTGGCCTTAACATGACACGTGCTTACACCATTCGAGGCCGTCAGGCAGGTTATCAAGGGGTTTTATCCATAGGTCGAGTACAGACACCAGTGCTGGGGTTGGTTGCCAATCGTGACAAAGAAAGAGAAGACTTCATACCCAAAGACTTTTACCAAGTATGGGCACAACTCATCACGCCAGAACAACAAATTTTTCGTGCCAAATGGTTACCCAGTGAGGCTTGTCGCCCGCACATGGATGAAGAAGGTCGGGTATTAAATCGCGCCTTGGCAGAAAATGTTGCAACACGCATTAGTAACCAAGCTGCGCTGGTCATCTCATCGGATTACCAACAGAAAAAACAAGCAGCGCCATTACCTTATAATTTATCGGCACTGCAAATTGATGCAGCTAAAATATATGGCATGTCAGCACAACAGGTCTTAGACATTTGTCAGGCCTTGTACGAAAAACATCAAATAATCACCTATCCAAGGTCCGATTGTCGATATTTACCCAGTTTGCAGCACCATGAAGCCAAAAGCATTATTCAAGCACTTTCAGGCGTCTCAGAGGAATTAGCAAAAGGGACTGCTCATGCAAACCCGGCTTTAAAAAGTAAAGCCTGGAATGATAAAAAAGTTACTGCTCACCATGCCATCATACCTACATCACAAGCTCACAAAGCCAGTGCACTTAGTAAAGCTGAGGGACAAGTTTTTGGCTTGATCGCGCGTCAATATTTGATGCAATTCTATTCTGACTACCAATACCTAGCGAGCACTATTCGTGTGCAAATTGCTGGAGGAATATTTGAGGCCAAAGGTAACACTCCCATCGCGGAAGGGTGGCGCGCTTTATTGCCAACCAAGAAAAAATCTGATCAGGACGAGGAACAAGATCAGCTACCACAATTGGTCACTGGGGACCAAGCTTGGTGTCAACAAGGTATTATTTTAGATAAGGTCACCACACCGCCCGCCGCTTTTACTGACGCGACTCTTTTGGCGGCCATGACAGGCATCAATCGATTTGTTGCTGACAAAAACATTAAAGCCATTTTGAAAGATACGGATGGTTTGGGTACGGAAGCGACCAGAGCTGGCATTATAGAACTTTTATTCAAACGCGGATTTTTACAACGTCAAGGCAAACAAATTCACGCTAGCATAACAGGTCGAGCCTTTGCTGATGCGCTACCTGAACAATTAATCACGCCCGACATGACAGCAAAATGGGAAGCAAGACTCAATGCAATGAGTTTAGGTGAGGCCAAATATCAGGACTTTATGACCGCGCTGACTGGCAATTTGTCTGAGCTGTTAACTCTGTCACAACAATTATCCAGCCAGACCCTGCAAAACTTACCCGCACCGAAAAAGAGCCCGTTTAAAAAACGCAGGTACAAATCCAATGCAGGGAAAAACAAACGCGCTACCGAAACAAGCAGCAAGACGGCTAAAAAACGCAATAAGAGCAAAGCTTAA
- a CDS encoding LysE family translocator → MNFALLSAFIPTFFFVSITPGMCMTLAMTLGMTVGVKRALWMMLGELIGVGSVAVLSAIGVAALLLNYPNVFTLFKYLGGAYLAFIGIQMWLSKGKMAIKSGEASTSASRKELMSQGFVTAIANPKGWAFFVALLPPFLVANQPLAQQLIVLISIILTLEFSCLLIYATGGRTLKSLLMQSGNVRIMNRIAGSLMVGVGLWLAIG, encoded by the coding sequence GTGAATTTTGCTTTGTTGTCGGCTTTTATTCCCACCTTTTTCTTTGTTTCTATTACGCCTGGTATGTGTATGACATTGGCCATGACCTTAGGTATGACAGTGGGTGTTAAACGGGCCTTGTGGATGATGTTAGGTGAGTTGATTGGTGTGGGAAGCGTGGCCGTTTTATCGGCGATTGGTGTGGCTGCATTGTTATTGAATTACCCGAATGTGTTTACCCTATTTAAGTATCTTGGTGGTGCCTATTTGGCCTTTATTGGTATTCAAATGTGGTTGTCCAAAGGCAAGATGGCGATTAAAAGTGGTGAAGCTAGCACCTCTGCTTCACGCAAAGAGCTTATGTCACAGGGTTTTGTCACCGCAATTGCTAATCCTAAAGGTTGGGCTTTCTTTGTTGCATTACTACCACCATTTTTAGTGGCCAATCAACCTCTAGCTCAACAATTGATTGTGTTAATTAGTATTATTCTAACCTTAGAGTTCAGTTGTCTGTTGATCTATGCTACTGGTGGTCGTACTTTGAAATCATTGTTGATGCAAAGTGGTAATGTGCGCATCATGAATCGCATTGCGGGCAGTTTGATGGTGGGCGTAGGGCTTTGGTTAGCCATAGGTTAA